In the Candidatus Omnitrophota bacterium genome, one interval contains:
- a CDS encoding sulfatase: MKFKIIVLFLLLLFGNTPRIRPSQPKRLNVILITVDSLRPDHLGCYGYKRNTSPNIDRLANEGVVFTQAIAQGPATIPSLPSLFYSNYFRSGDWGKDLADVKEVDISFSNLAEILRTNGYFTVFICAHSVIPEIKAFQKGWDNLIKFKNRKPNAKIVTQKAIEFIKRSGNQPFFVWIHYMDAHAPYIVPYKYKKLFIGDKFYLPPKRVSIVNNKEGRGGIYKPLVYKGITDLSYYIAQYDAAIKYIDDQIWLIIKELFRFGLENNTLIIITADHGEAFGEHGFFLVHSYALFDEFIKVPLIIKIPSVTLGGKIIDKQVQLVDIVPTILDILKIDNNYKMEGISLLPLIFTGEGYNREYAFSTAGIMSCIRTSGWKLILYEDTQRGNSYFLFNLKKDKDELVNLMGFRNNQFEFLRQILDNCLKRVSFDFIVGNSLDRGVKERLKSLGYVQ, from the coding sequence ATGAAGTTTAAAATTATTGTACTATTTCTTCTTTTACTTTTTGGAAATACTCCTCGGATTCGGCCTTCACAGCCTAAGAGACTAAATGTGATTCTCATTACCGTAGACTCCCTAAGACCAGACCACTTGGGTTGCTATGGGTATAAAAGAAATACCTCACCCAATATTGATAGATTAGCAAATGAAGGAGTGGTATTTACTCAGGCTATTGCTCAAGGACCTGCCACCATTCCCTCATTACCTTCCTTATTTTATTCCAATTATTTTAGAAGCGGAGACTGGGGTAAAGATTTGGCTGATGTAAAAGAAGTTGATATTTCTTTCTCTAATCTGGCAGAAATCTTGAGAACTAATGGATATTTTACTGTTTTTATCTGTGCTCATTCAGTTATACCGGAGATAAAGGCTTTTCAGAAGGGATGGGATAATTTAATAAAATTTAAAAATAGGAAACCCAATGCTAAAATAGTTACTCAAAAAGCTATAGAGTTTATAAAGAGATCCGGTAACCAACCGTTCTTTGTCTGGATTCATTATATGGATGCCCATGCTCCTTATATAGTGCCTTATAAATATAAAAAATTATTTATTGGAGACAAATTTTATTTACCTCCTAAGAGGGTTAGCATAGTAAATAACAAAGAAGGAAGGGGTGGTATTTATAAGCCTTTGGTTTATAAAGGAATCACGGATCTAAGCTATTATATTGCTCAATACGACGCTGCTATAAAGTATATTGATGACCAGATATGGTTAATTATTAAAGAATTGTTCAGATTCGGCTTAGAAAATAATACATTAATAATCATAACCGCAGACCATGGAGAAGCCTTTGGAGAACATGGTTTCTTTTTAGTTCATAGTTATGCCTTATTTGATGAATTCATAAAGGTTCCTCTAATTATAAAGATACCTTCCGTAACCCTTGGAGGGAAAATAATTGACAAGCAGGTTCAACTTGTGGATATAGTTCCTACTATTTTAGATATTTTGAAAATCGATAATAATTATAAAATGGAAGGGATTAGTCTTTTACCGTTGATTTTTACAGGAGAAGGATATAATAGAGAATATGCTTTTAGTACAGCGGGAATAATGAGTTGTATAAGAACTTCGGGGTGGAAATTGATACTTTATGAAGACACGCAAAGAGGGAATAGTTATTTTTTGTTTAACTTGAAAAAGGATAAGGATGAGTTAGTAAATTTAATGGGTTTTAGAAATAACCAATTTGAATTTCTAAGACAAATATTGGATAATTGTTTGAAGAGAGTTAGTTTTGATTTTATTGTAGGCAATTCATTGGATAGAGGAGTAAAGGAAAGATTAAAAAGTTTAGGGTATGTTCAATAA
- a CDS encoding transposase: protein MDNLNLIEEGKIKRYFNLKYRIIYPEAIYHITQRAPGMEQIFLERADYLYMLHLLKEKSREFKLDVYAYAFLPNHIHLLLKITEPNLSKALKNIFETYAIYFNKKYQRKGHVFCGRFRASLCLDEAYFLVASLYIHLNPYKAGLAQEPDKYPWSSCSLYTQLGSKKSFIKTEIILNLLNEEENEAKKRYFELILEGMGLEMENIFENPKVVISLRNRLSKKIKDLARLIMKNDLFVDEDLKEEIQKFQKKKKIKTPEELNARKYLIKQLFNRGFSISEIAEKLGKTRQSIYYNLTK from the coding sequence ATGGATAATTTGAATTTGATAGAGGAAGGAAAGATTAAACGGTATTTCAATTTGAAATATAGAATTATTTATCCTGAGGCAATTTATCATATAACCCAACGTGCTCCAGGGATGGAGCAGATATTTTTGGAGCGTGCTGACTATTTATATATGCTCCATCTGCTTAAGGAAAAATCAAGGGAATTTAAGTTAGATGTCTATGCTTATGCTTTCCTTCCCAACCATATACATCTTTTATTAAAGATTACTGAACCCAATTTAAGTAAGGCTCTTAAGAATATTTTTGAAACCTATGCCATATATTTTAATAAAAAATATCAGAGAAAAGGGCATGTTTTTTGTGGCAGATTTAGAGCTTCATTATGTTTAGACGAAGCTTATTTTCTTGTTGCCTCACTTTACATCCATCTCAATCCTTATAAAGCTGGTTTAGCCCAAGAACCTGATAAATATCCTTGGTCCTCTTGTTCGTTATATACACAGCTTGGATCAAAGAAATCATTTATAAAGACAGAGATTATACTTAATTTATTGAACGAAGAGGAAAATGAAGCAAAAAAGAGATATTTTGAGTTAATTTTAGAGGGAATGGGTTTAGAGATGGAGAATATTTTTGAAAATCCCAAGGTTGTAATCTCTTTGAGAAATAGACTATCTAAGAAAATTAAAGATTTGGCTAGATTAATTATGAAAAACGATTTATTTGTTGATGAAGATTTAAAAGAAGAAATCCAAAAATTTCAGAAAAAGAAAAAGATAAAAACACCTGAAGAATTGAACGCAAGAAAGTATCTGATTAAGCAACTTTTTAATAGAGGGTTTAGCATTTCCGAGATTGCTGAGAAATTGGGTAAGACAAGGCAGAGTATTTATTACAATTTGACAAAATAG
- a CDS encoding B12-binding domain-containing radical SAM protein — translation MKIVLANSIGKDKNGFYIIHSPSRWSEGVKSLYNWFAYYPWELAYTSSLLKRETNHKVKLVDGCLERFDLENYYRKILQEKPNWLIMESATRMIEENLELAIKIKKKLGTKIVFVGQHASAFPEELINKGVDYVCIGEYELTVLELLQGKDPKNILGLYQNPRRPLLDINYLPFPEDEDVRRIDYGIPGEPSSEYIEIQMYASRGCPRSCNFCVARNIYYAQANWRPRKIENIISEIKYLKNRYHQMEGIFFDEEVHNVNRDFVLNLCQAIKENGLNKLHYEAMCDIWFMDEEVLEAMREAGYYKIRFGIETASEAVANGINKQLDLKKLFLLLNRAKEIGFKNYGTFMFGAWNSTKENDLETIDLMKRLIINGLLDNTQISICTPQPGTKFYRLVKEKGYLVENDYSKFDGGNFSVVSYPKYKKEEIEEIKNLALKIRDHLYFVYRFKTCLWLNWLIYIWKKYGFWKTTKKIFIRFLKELNFLWQKFQ, via the coding sequence ATGAAGATAGTTTTGGCAAATTCTATTGGAAAAGATAAAAATGGTTTTTATATAATACACTCTCCTTCACGCTGGTCAGAAGGGGTTAAGTCTTTGTATAACTGGTTTGCCTATTACCCCTGGGAATTGGCTTATACCTCTTCACTTCTAAAGAGAGAAACAAATCATAAAGTTAAATTAGTTGACGGTTGCCTGGAGAGATTTGATTTAGAAAACTATTATAGAAAGATATTACAGGAAAAGCCAAATTGGTTAATTATGGAATCCGCTACAAGGATGATTGAAGAAAATTTAGAATTGGCTATAAAGATTAAAAAAAAATTAGGGACAAAGATTGTTTTTGTTGGTCAGCATGCTTCAGCATTTCCAGAAGAATTAATCAATAAAGGAGTAGATTATGTTTGTATTGGCGAATACGAATTAACGGTTTTAGAACTATTACAAGGTAAAGACCCTAAAAATATTTTAGGGCTTTACCAAAATCCCAGAAGACCCCTCTTAGATATAAATTATTTACCTTTTCCTGAAGATGAAGATGTTAGGCGTATTGATTACGGTATCCCTGGAGAGCCATCTTCAGAATATATAGAGATTCAGATGTATGCTTCTCGTGGATGCCCCAGGTCTTGCAATTTTTGTGTAGCAAGGAATATTTATTATGCTCAAGCTAACTGGCGTCCCAGAAAAATTGAGAATATAATTTCTGAAATAAAATATTTAAAAAATAGATATCATCAAATGGAGGGAATATTTTTTGATGAAGAGGTGCATAATGTAAATAGAGATTTTGTATTGAATTTATGCCAGGCAATAAAAGAGAATGGTTTAAATAAACTTCATTATGAGGCGATGTGCGATATCTGGTTTATGGATGAAGAGGTGCTTGAGGCAATGCGTGAAGCGGGATATTATAAGATTAGATTTGGCATTGAAACTGCAAGCGAAGCAGTTGCTAATGGAATTAATAAACAATTAGACTTGAAAAAGTTATTCCTTTTGCTTAACCGAGCAAAGGAAATAGGTTTTAAAAACTACGGAACATTTATGTTTGGTGCATGGAATTCTACAAAAGAGAACGATTTAGAGACTATAGACCTAATGAAGAGATTAATTATTAATGGTCTTCTTGATAATACCCAGATTTCTATCTGCACACCCCAACCTGGGACAAAATTCTATAGATTGGTAAAGGAAAAAGGTTATTTGGTAGAAAATGATTATTCTAAATTTGATGGAGGAAATTTCAGTGTAGTAAGTTATCCAAAATATAAAAAGGAAGAAATTGAAGAAATAAAAAATTTAGCCTTGAAAATAAGAGACCATTTATATTTTGTCTATCGCTTTAAAACTTGCTTATGGCTTAATTGGCTAATTTATATATGGAAAAAATACGGATTTTGGAAAACAACTAAAAAAATCTTTATCCGTTTTTTGAAGGAACTTAACTTTTTATGGCAAAAATTTCAATAA